The Streptomyces sp. NBC_01255 genome window below encodes:
- a CDS encoding VanZ family protein encodes MNHDASLSAPPHRTRRTVLLGLALLGVASALFVIRGPLLMSAPRCMAGRWHGCFDTFNGVVLMTLVAVPVSALVVWALAHRRRTAGVTWAWRMSLAEVGMVHGTVPFLWMTMMPGGGAGFVPARVSLVPLRDLVTMGPLGIGGNLLVFAALGFFAPMRFAALASVPRVLALGAGCSVLVETAQYVLRLDRVSSVDDVLVNATGALLAALASRRWWRRPAGASLHTSAIRRAA; translated from the coding sequence ATGAACCACGACGCGTCCCTGTCGGCACCGCCCCACCGCACGCGCAGGACCGTGCTTCTCGGTCTGGCGCTCCTCGGCGTGGCGAGCGCCCTCTTCGTCATCCGCGGCCCGCTCCTGATGTCCGCTCCGAGGTGCATGGCGGGGCGGTGGCACGGCTGCTTCGACACGTTCAACGGTGTCGTACTCATGACCTTGGTGGCAGTGCCGGTGTCCGCGCTGGTGGTGTGGGCTCTGGCGCACCGTCGGCGTACAGCGGGCGTGACCTGGGCGTGGCGGATGTCGCTGGCCGAGGTGGGCATGGTCCACGGCACGGTGCCGTTCCTCTGGATGACGATGATGCCGGGCGGCGGGGCCGGCTTCGTCCCGGCCCGGGTGAGCCTGGTACCGCTGCGGGACCTGGTCACGATGGGGCCCCTCGGGATCGGCGGCAACCTGCTGGTCTTCGCGGCGCTGGGGTTCTTCGCCCCGATGCGCTTCGCGGCACTGGCGTCCGTGCCGCGGGTCCTGGCCCTCGGGGCGGGCTGCTCGGTCCTGGTCGAGACCGCCCAGTACGTCCTGCGGCTCGACCGGGTGTCCTCCGTGGACGACGTCCTCGTGAACGCCACCGGCGCCCTGCTGGCCGCACTGGCGTCGCGCCGCTGGTGGCGGCGTCCGGCGGGCGCGTCCCTGCATACGTCGGCGATACGTCGTGCTGCTTAG